In the genome of Anabaena cylindrica PCC 7122, the window TCTTTCCATTCTGCTTCTTTTATATCTACAATTTTATTTTTTGCTTCTTTGATACTTAGTGGTACTCTTGTTATCCATTTCAGTTCTCTCATTGCTGCTAAGTTTTCTGCTGTATATAAGGCACTGTCTGCTACACTTATGCCCTCAAATGTCCATTGTTTTTTAAATTCTTTTAATCTTTCTACAAATACACTTTTATCATCTACGTTTCCTGAGTCTACTTTTAAATATAATGGGATGTCTCCATCTCCTGTTACTATCATGTCTATGATAAATTGTTTCAAGTCTGGTCTTTTATCTCTTGAATATCCGTGGACTATTTCTATTGCTTTCATCTCCGGTTCTATTTCTAATTTATTCTCTTCTGTTTCTTTGATTTCTTTTTTGTACTCTCCTTCTACACTCATTGATGTCCCATCTAAATGAATACTATCCATTTCTACTTGGAATTTATGGGCTGCTTTTATGGCTACTGCTGTAAATATCTTGGTTGTTCCTATTTGATGATATTTGTCTAGTTCTCTTCCTAGTTTGTCGTCATTTAAATGCTCTGGTAATACTCCTTCTCCTATTAAATGTTCTGTTGCTTTTCCTACAAAAAATTCCCCAAATAGATATAATGGGGCGCTTAAAAACCCTAATCCATTCAATATCATCGCTTTTACTACTTGTCCTGGTGTTAGGGTTTCTTTTGTTTTTATTCCCACTATTTTATTCACTTCTTCTACCAATTCCATCTCGTCTATTATTCCTGCTACTATTCCTAAATGGTCTATATCTAGGGTTTGTATGGCAACTTGAGACTCTTTCACGGTTTTTCCCTTCTCTATTTGACGCTTTTTATTTTAACAAATAAAAGCCTGAAATCCTTGCTAGACAATCTTTTCAGGCTTTTCTTTCTCTAAATTTTTAATTCCTAAATTTGCTTTAACATCTGCGGAATGTGGGTTTTAATTAAGAATAAAGCATTTTTGCCACGACCATCTTCAATGAGAGGTGGATTTGAATCCGCCTCTAAGAAAGCCTCCTGCCTCCATTAAATCAAGTCTAGGAATTATTAATGATGAGAGTTAAACCCTTTCTATTGATGTTAACAACTGGGTTATTAACTCCAGGAATCATGCTCACAGCAATATTTCTTTGGAGTCTCGGTGCGATGGCGAAGCCGACCGTAGGTATCGCAAAGCCGACGGTAGGTATCGCTCAGGTCACATCTGATGGTACTACTAAAACCACTGTTAACATAGTGGGTAATGATTTTACCATTCTTAATGGTATGGAAAAAGGTCATAACTTATTCCACAGCTTCAGTAATTTTTCAGTGCCTACAGGTGGTTCAGCAAAATTTGATTTAACCAATACGCCCAATATTACAACTATATTTAGTCGGGTAACAGGTGGAAATATTTCTCATATTGATGGCTTGATTCAAACTCTCAACAGTAATAATCCTGCCAGTTTATTTTTGATCAATCCCAATGGAATTGTATTTGGGCCAAGTGCCAAGTTGGATATCAGCGGGTCATTTGTGGGTACAACGGCCAATAGTATCAAATTTGCGGATGGGTTCGCATTTAATGCCACCGATGCCACAACACCCCCTTTATTAACTATGAGCGCACCCATTGGGCTGCAACTTGGAGCCAATGCCGGAACAATTCGCACCCAAGGAACACCAGCACTTAACTTCTTGTTTCGTGCTTCACAAATATTCAAGGCTCAAACAGTGGCATTGGTGGGTAGTGAAATCGACATCAATCAGACCGGCCTTGCCAATGCAGATGGAAGAGTTGAATTATGGGCATTGCAGAATGCTGAAGTTGGGTTGAATAATCAAGCCGGATTGCAACTAACTAGCCCCACTTCTGCTGACTGGGGAACAATTACGCTCAGACAATCCTCGCTGATTGATACTAGTGGGATAAATGGTGGAGCAATTAACATCCGGGGGCGCGGTTTGACACTTCAGGAGGGTTCAGGAATTTCTTCTGCTACAGGAGCATTTGGACAAGGACAAGGTATCACCGTCAAAACCACGGAATTTATAGATTTGTTGGGAGTCTCTGCCCCAGAGAATTATGACACCCCTGGATTATTCACTAGTGTATTTGGAACTGGGGCCAGGGCAGGAGACATTACAATTGAGACTGAACGTTTACGGATTGCAAATGGCGCTTGGTTGCAGTCCACCAACAATGGCTTTACCTTCACTTTTACCCCAATCAACGATGCTAGTACCGGAAATATTACCGTTCATGCCAAAGATGTGGAAGTGAACGGATACAACCCATTTGGCATTCCTTTCAATGGTATTTCTATTTTTAGACCTAGCTCTATTACTACTTTGGTAAGTGGTGGCAACAGAAATAATAGCGGCAGTATCACCATTGAAGCAGATCGAGTTCGTTTGCTTAATGGAGGTCACATTAGTACTGATTTACTCGGCTTCAACTTTCCTGGTTTTGAGTCTATCACCACTGGTAAGTCTGGGGACATCTCAATCAAATCTGCTGAAAGTCTCGAAATTAAAGGAGCTACACCTAATAACTTTACTAGTGCTGTAATCAGCTCGATTCAACTTTTTGCAGATGGTCAAGGTGGCAACATCACTATTGATACTGGATATTTGCAACTAGCAGACGGCGGGACGGTCTCTAGTGCGCTATCAGGTGCTGGCAAGGCTGGAAATATAGAGATTTATGCCCAGGATGTAGAGGTCAGTGACCCAGTATTCGATAGTATTAATAATGGAGTCAGTGGCATTACCGTTGCTGTGGCTGATAGTGCCGTCGGACAAGGAGGAAATATTACCCTGGAGAGCGATCGCTTGCGGGTATTCAATGGTGGACAAATCACTTCATCAAGTTTGGGTCAAGGAGCAGCGGGGAATATTAACCTGCAAGTTAAAAATATTGATGTAGAAGGAATTTCCCAAACCATAGTTAATGGTCGTCAACTGCCCAGTGCGATCGCTGCATCTTCTGCTACTAGTTTTGCTGCGGGGTCTATCAATATTAAACAATCTGACACTATAAGCGTTCGCAATGGTGCAGAAATTACTGTTAGTAATACTGGAACTGGAGACGCGGGAGATCTCAATATTAGCGCTGACAAGATTTTCCTCGATAATGGCGCAAGTCTGCGTTCTGAAGTGAATGGAGGTAGTCTGGGTGATATTGAGTTGCAAGCAAATGATGTTCTACTGCTACGACATGGCAGCAATATTACCACCAATGCTAGTGGTACCTCAACAGGGGGAAATATTGACATTAATGCCGGATTTATTATTGCCCTTGCTGATGAAAATAGTGATATTGTTGCCAACGCGGTACTAGGAAGTGGTGGAAATATCCAGATTGCCACTCAAGGTATCTTTGGCTTAGAATTTCGTCCCCAAATCACAGCAAAAAGTGATATTACTGCCAGTTCGCAATTTGGACTCAGTGGCACTGTTCAAGTTAATACTGTCGGGCTTGACCCCAGTTCGGGTTTAGTGGAATTACCAGAGAATGTTACAGACCCATCCCAACAAATAGCTACAGGTTGTTCTCATAATACTGGTAGTAGTTTTGTGGCAACGGGAAGGGGTGGAATACCGCAAAATCCCAATCAAGAAATCAGGAGCAATATCTACGACGGGCTACACCTAAACACTTGGTCTGATATCCGCGACATCTCTGCATATCGTGGAGAGAGCGCAGTTGCAGCCCAAATACCCCCATCTCCAAAAACTTTGATTTCAGCTACTTCTTGGCATCGTAATGCCCAAGGCAAAATAGAATTACTAGCCGATAAATCTCTTATTCAAGTCCAACAACCATTAACCTGTGTTGCTATTCCTAAAAGTTCATGAACACCTCAAATTTTGTTAGTACAAATACAAATTTGGGAAACCTATATATGGCTTGCTGTTCGCGTAGCGTGCCGTTAGGCATAAAAATCTTTTCGTTAGGGCTAGGAGTCAGAAGTCAGGAGTCAGGAGTCAGAAGTCAGAAGTCAGGAGTCAGGAGTCAGGAGTCAGGAGGAGATCAGAATAGTCTCGAATCTGGCTAAATGAACGGTTTTTGATGATTTCATCGCTTATTACTTGCACCTTCTCCAACTTTTTTCAGCCTGAAACTGTTGATATATCTAGGTTTTTGGTTTATGTGCCTAACGGCACGCTCCGCGAACAGCAAACTCTAAGTAGTTAAAAATAGGGGTGAGGTGATGAAAGTTATTTGTACTTGGTTGGCTTTAATCAGTGGAATATTAACACCTGGGATTTGCAGCAGTTGGGTTAACGCTCAAGTAATTCCCGATGGTACCCTCAAAACTACCGTCTCCCAAAATGACAATAACTTCACTATTACCAATGGTACTCATGTCGGCAATAATTTATTTCATAGCTTTAGTCAGTTTTCCATTCCTAGCAACGGTTCTGCATTCTTCAACAACGCTTCAGATATCCAAAATATTTTTAGTCGTGTAACTGGCGGTAGTGTTTCCCATATTGATGGTTTAATTCAGGCAAATGGTAGCGCTAATTTATTTTTGCTCAATCCCAGTGGAATTATTTTTGGACAAAATACCAGCTTGAATATTGGTGGTTCATTTGTTGCTACTACTGTCGACAGTTTAGTATTTGCAGACGGATTTAAGTTTAGTGCTACAAATCTACTGGATTCACCTTTACTCACCTTGAGCGTGCCAATCGGCTTGCAAATGGGTAGCAATCCTAGTGCAATTAACATTTATGGGGCAAAATTAGAAGTTCAAGCACAAAAAACATTTGCACTGGTTGGAAGTAACTTAACTTTTGAGCAGAATAACATTATTGCTGCCGATGGCAGAGTTGAATTAGCGAGTGTCGCCGCAAATAATATCGTGGGACTGTCTACAAACACTGCTGGATTCGGCTTAGATTTCCAGACTGTGAATCAGTTCCAAAATATGAACTTTAGCAACGCAGCCAAGATTGATACAAGTGGAAACCAAGGTGGTGCGATCGCTCTCCATGGGCAAAATATTACCCTATCGGGTTCTTCAACTATCACCTCCCACACTTTAGGCACAAGCTTAGGACAAGGCATTCTTGTCAAAGCCTCTGAATCTCTGAAACTAATTGGTCAGCCAGCCCTTTCTAACACTGCAATTGCCGCTTATTCCCAACCAACAGCTAAGGGAAGAGGTGGTGATGTGACAATCGAAACACCCATGCTCAATGTTTTAAATGGCGCACAAATTAACACCCGTGCTTATGGAACTGGAGATTCAGGACATATTACAGTTAAGGCTACAACTGTCAATGTGATTGGGGAAGCGATCTATGCACCTACAAAGCAGCGATTTAGTGTGAGTACCCTAGCGTCTAATACGATGAATGGTTCCCAAGGTCGGGGTGGTAATGTCACAATTGATGCTACACAGGTCAACATTCGAGATGGGGCTGAATTGCGTTCTACTGCCAGAGGAACTGGTGATGGGGGTAATATCATCGTCACAGCACAGAATTTAAGTGTGACAGGTGAAACTGCAACAGGTGAACCTGCATTTTTAACGGGGATGAGTACTAGCATCCGTGAAAATGCCACAGGCAGAGGTGGAGATATCATTCTCAACGTAGGGAAACTAGAAGTCTTGAATGGCCCTGGTATTCGCACTGGTACATATGGTGAAGGTGCATCGGGTAACATTATTGTTAATGCTGAAGAAGCAACATTAGGTGGCAGTTCGTCAACTGGAGTGGCAACGCGATTTTTTGCATCAACAAACGGTAACTACAATTTCGCTACTAATGAACTGATTAGTCTGGGTGCGGG includes:
- a CDS encoding filamentous hemagglutinin N-terminal domain-containing protein, with translation MKVICTWLALISGILTPGICSSWVNAQVIPDGTLKTTVSQNDNNFTITNGTHVGNNLFHSFSQFSIPSNGSAFFNNASDIQNIFSRVTGGSVSHIDGLIQANGSANLFLLNPSGIIFGQNTSLNIGGSFVATTVDSLVFADGFKFSATNLLDSPLLTLSVPIGLQMGSNPSAINIYGAKLEVQAQKTFALVGSNLTFEQNNIIAADGRVELASVAANNIVGLSTNTAGFGLDFQTVNQFQNMNFSNAAKIDTSGNQGGAIALHGQNITLSGSSTITSHTLGTSLGQGILVKASESLKLIGQPALSNTAIAAYSQPTAKGRGGDVTIETPMLNVLNGAQINTRAYGTGDSGHITVKATTVNVIGEAIYAPTKQRFSVSTLASNTMNGSQGRGGNVTIDATQVNIRDGAELRSTARGTGDGGNIIVTAQNLSVTGETATGEPAFLTGMSTSIRENATGRGGDIILNVGKLEVLNGPGIRTGTYGEGASGNIIVNAEEATLGGSSSTGVATRFFASTNGNYNFATNELISLGAGQGGNINFNVGKLNLLDGGRISTSTETYGKAGNISIQANSINIAGVSKVPDSELLYSLDATGPSGLYASSTGPGAAGSVDLTTENLSLSDRSEIVVSGKGTGNAGNMLIQTNHMKLDGSSKLRSEANAGNQGNIVMSLNTLLLRKGSTITANASGSASGGNITINAPIILGWENSDIIANAIKGRGGNIQITTQGLFGLKFRNQLTSDSDITASSEFGVSGNVQVNNIGIDPNSGLVELPENVTDSSQQIATGCSNDAGSSFFATGRGGIPQNPNQDVRSDVYDGLRLGTWSDIRDISAYRGNSAVTAQIPESPKSLISATSWHRNLQGKIELIADKSSTQVQPSLTCAAVPKS
- a CDS encoding filamentous hemagglutinin N-terminal domain-containing protein, encoding MRVKPFLLMLTTGLLTPGIMLTAIFLWSLGAMAKPTVGIAKPTVGIAQVTSDGTTKTTVNIVGNDFTILNGMEKGHNLFHSFSNFSVPTGGSAKFDLTNTPNITTIFSRVTGGNISHIDGLIQTLNSNNPASLFLINPNGIVFGPSAKLDISGSFVGTTANSIKFADGFAFNATDATTPPLLTMSAPIGLQLGANAGTIRTQGTPALNFLFRASQIFKAQTVALVGSEIDINQTGLANADGRVELWALQNAEVGLNNQAGLQLTSPTSADWGTITLRQSSLIDTSGINGGAINIRGRGLTLQEGSGISSATGAFGQGQGITVKTTEFIDLLGVSAPENYDTPGLFTSVFGTGARAGDITIETERLRIANGAWLQSTNNGFTFTFTPINDASTGNITVHAKDVEVNGYNPFGIPFNGISIFRPSSITTLVSGGNRNNSGSITIEADRVRLLNGGHISTDLLGFNFPGFESITTGKSGDISIKSAESLEIKGATPNNFTSAVISSIQLFADGQGGNITIDTGYLQLADGGTVSSALSGAGKAGNIEIYAQDVEVSDPVFDSINNGVSGITVAVADSAVGQGGNITLESDRLRVFNGGQITSSSLGQGAAGNINLQVKNIDVEGISQTIVNGRQLPSAIAASSATSFAAGSINIKQSDTISVRNGAEITVSNTGTGDAGDLNISADKIFLDNGASLRSEVNGGSLGDIELQANDVLLLRHGSNITTNASGTSTGGNIDINAGFIIALADENSDIVANAVLGSGGNIQIATQGIFGLEFRPQITAKSDITASSQFGLSGTVQVNTVGLDPSSGLVELPENVTDPSQQIATGCSHNTGSSFVATGRGGIPQNPNQEIRSNIYDGLHLNTWSDIRDISAYRGESAVAAQIPPSPKTLISATSWHRNAQGKIELLADKSLIQVQQPLTCVAIPKSS